A section of the Pseudomonas prosekii genome encodes:
- a CDS encoding isocitrate lyase/PEP mutase family protein → MDAQTLRAQAFKALHERAEAFVIPNPWDAGSAKMLASLGFEALATTSAGYAFSNARPDGALTLDDTLANVRAIVAASDLPVAVDLENGFADDPAECAQSILRAAEAGAVGGSIEDATGRAEAPIYGFDNAVARVKAAVAAARSLPFPFTLTARAENFLHGNPDLDDTIQRLQAFAEAGADVLYAPGLRSAEDVLAVVRAVAPKPVNVLMSGGLQLTVAQLSEMGVKRISVGSALALAAYGEFFRAAEEIKTSGTFDFTARSMPYAQANQLFKG, encoded by the coding sequence ATGGATGCGCAAACCCTTCGAGCCCAGGCGTTCAAAGCACTGCATGAACGCGCAGAGGCCTTTGTCATTCCCAACCCGTGGGACGCCGGCTCGGCGAAAATGCTCGCCAGCCTGGGCTTCGAGGCGCTGGCCACGACCAGCGCCGGTTATGCGTTCTCCAACGCCCGCCCGGATGGCGCGTTGACCCTCGACGACACCTTGGCCAACGTCCGCGCGATTGTCGCGGCCAGCGATCTGCCGGTCGCGGTCGATCTGGAAAACGGCTTTGCAGATGATCCAGCGGAATGCGCGCAGAGCATTTTGCGCGCGGCGGAGGCGGGCGCGGTTGGCGGCTCGATCGAAGACGCCACCGGCCGAGCGGAAGCGCCGATCTATGGTTTCGACAATGCGGTGGCGCGGGTCAAAGCTGCGGTCGCCGCGGCGCGCAGTTTGCCGTTCCCGTTCACCCTGACGGCGCGCGCCGAAAACTTTTTGCACGGCAATCCTGATCTCGACGACACCATTCAACGCTTGCAAGCCTTCGCCGAGGCCGGCGCCGACGTGCTGTATGCGCCGGGCCTGCGCAGCGCCGAAGACGTGTTGGCGGTGGTCCGCGCGGTGGCGCCGAAACCGGTGAATGTGTTGATGTCCGGCGGGCTCCAGTTGACCGTCGCGCAACTCAGCGAGATGGGCGTCAAGCGCATCAGCGTCGGTTCGGCGTTGGCCTTGGCGGCGTACGGCGAGTTCTTCCGCGCCGCCGAAGAGATCAAGACTTCTGGCACTTTCGATTTCACCGCGCGCTCGATGCCTTACGCGCAGGCCAATCAATTATTCAAAGGTTGA
- a CDS encoding DUF72 domain-containing protein: MLLPYYLGCPSWSENAWRDHLYPQDAKPGEFLSLYSQVFNAVEGNTTFYASPAAGTVQRWAETMPEHFRFTAKFPGDISHSGDLREQLTAVETFLQLLSPLGERVSPIWLQLSKSFTPQRLAELAGFIDAVDRPLAIEVRHREFFAKGDAERMLNRMLLDRGVERICLDSRALFSCTSTAPSVLEAQAKKPNVPTRPAAFTQFPQVRFIGHPQLEANDPFLVPWVEKIAAWIEEGRTPYIFLHTADNLLAAKLAQRFHAKLMTRLPGLPPLPELYREPAAEQLGLL; this comes from the coding sequence ATGCTGCTGCCTTACTACCTCGGTTGCCCGTCCTGGAGTGAAAACGCCTGGCGCGACCACCTCTACCCGCAAGACGCAAAACCCGGCGAATTCCTCAGCCTCTATTCTCAAGTGTTCAACGCCGTTGAAGGCAATACGACCTTCTACGCCAGCCCGGCTGCCGGCACCGTGCAGCGCTGGGCCGAAACCATGCCTGAACACTTTCGCTTCACCGCCAAATTCCCCGGCGACATCAGCCACAGCGGCGACCTGCGCGAGCAACTGACTGCGGTCGAGACCTTCCTGCAACTGCTCAGCCCGTTGGGCGAGCGGGTTTCGCCGATCTGGCTGCAATTGTCGAAAAGCTTCACGCCGCAACGCCTCGCGGAACTGGCCGGGTTTATCGACGCCGTCGACCGACCGTTGGCAATTGAAGTGCGTCATCGTGAATTCTTCGCCAAGGGCGACGCCGAACGCATGCTCAACCGGATGTTGCTTGACCGCGGTGTCGAGCGCATTTGCCTCGATTCGCGCGCGCTGTTCAGTTGCACCTCGACCGCGCCTTCGGTGCTCGAAGCGCAGGCGAAAAAGCCCAACGTGCCGACGCGCCCGGCAGCGTTCACGCAGTTTCCGCAGGTGCGTTTTATCGGCCATCCGCAACTGGAGGCCAACGATCCGTTCCTGGTGCCGTGGGTCGAAAAAATCGCCGCGTGGATCGAAGAGGGGCGCACGCCGTATATCTTCCTGCACACCGCCGACAATCTGCTGGCGGCGAAACTGGCGCAACGCTTTCACGCAAAACTGATGACGCGTTTGCCTGGCTTGCCGCCGCTGCCTGAGCTATATAGAGAGCCCGCCGCCGAGCAACTTGGCCTGCTCTGA
- a CDS encoding extensin-like domain-containing protein produces the protein MRLSGWRLLWLLLLLLVGAAGVSVWRGWVAVPAQWNPWAPLDVKAAPNFLTRYKLMRLRSDAQLCDQALSSSGLRTSRQADSPDATCPLTNTLRVQGGEVALSSSFLASCPLAVAFALFERHALQPASQAVYGQAVTRVDHLGSFACRNMYNRENGARSQHASANALDIAGFRLADGRSVNVLKDWPKDNKDAQFLRQVRDGACEMFSVVLSPDYNAAHRNHFHVDVGGWSVCR, from the coding sequence ATGCGTTTGAGTGGGTGGCGGTTGTTGTGGTTGCTGCTGTTGTTGCTCGTCGGCGCGGCCGGCGTGAGCGTCTGGCGTGGCTGGGTGGCCGTGCCGGCGCAATGGAATCCGTGGGCGCCGCTGGACGTGAAAGCTGCGCCGAATTTTCTCACCCGCTACAAGCTGATGCGTCTGCGCAGCGATGCGCAATTGTGCGATCAGGCGTTGAGCAGTTCCGGATTGCGCACCAGCCGTCAGGCCGACAGCCCCGACGCGACCTGCCCGCTGACCAACACCCTGCGCGTGCAGGGCGGGGAGGTGGCCCTGAGCAGCAGTTTCCTCGCCAGTTGTCCGTTGGCGGTGGCGTTTGCCCTGTTCGAGCGCCACGCCCTGCAACCGGCGTCACAGGCGGTTTACGGCCAAGCCGTGACGCGGGTCGATCACCTCGGCAGTTTTGCCTGCCGCAACATGTACAACCGCGAGAACGGCGCGCGCAGCCAGCATGCCAGCGCCAATGCCCTGGACATCGCCGGTTTTCGCCTGGCGGACGGGCGCTCGGTCAACGTGCTCAAGGACTGGCCGAAGGACAATAAGGACGCGCAGTTTCTACGTCAGGTCCGCGATGGCGCCTGCGAGATGTTCAGTGTGGTGTTGAGCCCGGACTACAACGCCGCGCATCGTAATCACTTTCACGTGGATGTCGGGGGTTGGTCGGTCTGTCGCTAG
- a CDS encoding TetR/AcrR family transcriptional regulator yields the protein MSNNLSASNGPGRPKDLAKRQAILDAAKILFVSNGYANTSMDAVAAEAGVSKLTVYSHFNDKETLFSAAVAAKCEEQLPTLFFELPDGVSVETVLLNIARGFHQLINSDESVNLHRLMISLGSQDPKLSLIFFEAGPNRMLTGMERLLGRINQNGALSIDKPRNAAEHFFCLLKGAGNFRLLYGCGEPVVGDAAESHVREVVELFMRAYRPEIVGA from the coding sequence ATGTCGAACAATCTTTCAGCCTCAAATGGTCCGGGTCGTCCCAAGGATCTGGCCAAGCGCCAGGCCATCCTTGATGCGGCGAAAATTCTGTTTGTGAGTAACGGCTATGCCAATACCAGCATGGACGCGGTGGCAGCCGAGGCCGGGGTGTCCAAGCTCACGGTCTACAGCCATTTCAACGACAAGGAAACGCTGTTTTCCGCCGCTGTCGCCGCCAAGTGCGAAGAGCAATTGCCTACGCTGTTTTTCGAATTGCCTGACGGCGTTTCGGTAGAAACGGTGCTGTTGAATATCGCGCGCGGGTTTCATCAACTGATCAACAGCGATGAATCGGTGAACCTGCATCGCTTGATGATCAGCCTCGGCAGCCAGGATCCGAAGCTGTCGCTGATCTTCTTCGAGGCCGGGCCGAATCGCATGTTGACCGGCATGGAGCGCTTGCTGGGCAGGATCAATCAGAACGGCGCGCTGAGCATCGACAAACCGCGTAATGCGGCCGAGCACTTCTTCTGCCTGCTCAAGGGTGCGGGGAATTTTCGTTTGTTGTACGGCTGCGGCGAGCCGGTGGTTGGCGACGCGGCCGAGAGCCACGTGCGCGAGGTGGTGGAGTTGTTTATGCGGGCGTACCGGCCTGAGATTGTTGGCGCCTAG
- a CDS encoding energy transducer TonB, translated as MSDIQTTSVGYISRHGDYALRNSQALSGVSHLWQDFFAQALAEQSSGVVPACGTFPPVDLQSPVEPTVGSELYAHIVSQRECDVTETQVKPPEPLFLPIAEFEMDLADKPFPPFPPEEIVAQQQQQNFESGWVRPIVLTAGQPVPAAGPAPQPRPLHLPIAEFELHLLDKPFPPFSPQELVEQQKQLDFDNGWARPIVLQNLRIAA; from the coding sequence ATGTCAGACATTCAAACCACATCCGTAGGCTACATATCGCGTCATGGCGATTATGCACTGCGAAATTCCCAGGCACTGAGCGGCGTCAGTCACCTATGGCAAGATTTCTTTGCCCAGGCGCTGGCCGAACAGTCGAGCGGTGTGGTGCCTGCCTGCGGGACTTTTCCCCCGGTTGATCTGCAAAGCCCGGTCGAGCCAACCGTCGGCAGCGAGCTCTACGCGCACATTGTTTCCCAGCGCGAATGCGATGTGACAGAAACCCAGGTCAAACCGCCAGAGCCGCTGTTCCTGCCGATTGCCGAGTTCGAAATGGACCTGGCCGACAAACCGTTCCCACCGTTCCCGCCGGAAGAAATCGTCGCGCAGCAGCAACAGCAGAACTTCGAAAGTGGCTGGGTGCGTCCCATCGTGCTCACCGCTGGCCAGCCTGTGCCAGCCGCCGGCCCGGCACCGCAACCGCGCCCGCTGCACTTGCCGATTGCCGAATTCGAACTGCACCTGCTGGACAAACCGTTCCCGCCGTTCTCGCCGCAAGAGCTGGTCGAGCAGCAGAAACAACTTGATTTCGATAACGGTTGGGCACGCCCGATCGTCCTGCAAAACCTGCGCATCGCCGCCTAA
- the tsaB gene encoding tRNA (adenosine(37)-N6)-threonylcarbamoyltransferase complex dimerization subunit type 1 TsaB has translation MSTLLALDTATEACSVALLHDGKVTSHYEVIPRLHAQKLLPMIQQLLADAGTTLQAVDAIAFGRGPGAFTGVRIAIGVVQGLAFALERPVLPVSNLAVLAQRAYREHGVSQVAAAIDARMDEVYWGCYRETAGEMRLVGNEAVLPPEVAALPADASGEWFGAGTGWGYAERIGVSLSGQDATMLPHAEDLLTLARFAWERGEAIVADEAQPVYLRDKVATPKAR, from the coding sequence ATGAGCACCTTGCTGGCCCTGGACACCGCGACCGAAGCTTGCTCCGTTGCCTTGCTGCATGACGGCAAGGTTACGAGCCATTACGAGGTGATCCCGCGCCTGCACGCGCAGAAGTTGTTGCCGATGATTCAGCAACTGCTCGCCGACGCCGGCACCACGCTGCAAGCGGTCGATGCCATTGCGTTTGGCCGAGGGCCGGGCGCGTTTACCGGTGTGCGCATTGCCATCGGCGTGGTCCAGGGTCTGGCGTTTGCGCTGGAGCGCCCGGTGTTGCCGGTGTCGAATCTGGCCGTGCTGGCCCAGCGTGCTTACCGCGAACACGGCGTAAGTCAGGTCGCGGCGGCCATCGATGCGCGGATGGATGAAGTGTATTGGGGCTGCTACCGCGAGACGGCGGGGGAGATGCGGCTGGTCGGCAACGAAGCGGTATTGCCGCCGGAAGTAGCGGCATTGCCGGCCGATGCCAGCGGCGAATGGTTCGGCGCGGGCACTGGTTGGGGGTATGCCGAGCGTATTGGCGTCAGCCTGAGCGGGCAGGACGCGACGATGTTGCCGCACGCCGAAGACTTGCTGACCCTGGCGCGATTTGCCTGGGAGCGCGGCGAGGCCATCGTCGCGGACGAGGCGCAGCCGGTTTATCTGCGCGATAAGGTTGCGACCCCGAAAGCACGTTGA
- a CDS encoding class I SAM-dependent methyltransferase — protein sequence MIEQPAACRIHVEASAPAFQPQAEQWAERLGLPMQVADGEFALQVGEQGLQLQQLGPDAPGPVRVDFVEGGAAHRRLFGGGTGQMIAKAVGIAQGVRPRVLDATAGLGKDAFVLASLGCEMSLIERQPLIGALLEDGLSRAAEDFDVAPIVARMRLLKGNSIEVMRNWEGEPPQVIYLDPMFPHREKTALVKKEMRLFRPLVGDDPDAPALLEAALALASHRVVVKRPRKAPCIAGPKPSHALDGKSSRYDIYPKKALKP from the coding sequence ATGATTGAACAACCTGCGGCCTGCCGCATCCATGTCGAGGCCTCGGCCCCGGCATTTCAGCCACAAGCCGAGCAGTGGGCCGAACGCCTGGGGTTGCCGATGCAGGTGGCTGACGGCGAGTTTGCCTTGCAAGTGGGCGAGCAGGGTTTGCAGTTGCAACAACTGGGGCCGGACGCGCCGGGGCCGGTGCGGGTCGACTTCGTTGAAGGTGGCGCGGCGCATCGTCGGTTGTTCGGCGGCGGCACCGGGCAAATGATTGCCAAGGCTGTCGGCATCGCCCAAGGCGTGCGCCCACGGGTGTTGGACGCTACGGCGGGGCTGGGCAAGGATGCGTTTGTGCTGGCGAGTCTCGGTTGCGAGATGAGCCTGATCGAGCGTCAGCCGCTGATCGGCGCCTTACTGGAAGACGGTCTGTCGCGTGCTGCAGAAGATTTCGACGTGGCGCCAATCGTTGCGCGGATGCGTTTGCTCAAGGGCAATTCGATTGAGGTGATGCGTAACTGGGAGGGCGAGCCGCCGCAGGTGATTTATCTCGATCCGATGTTTCCGCACCGTGAGAAAACCGCGCTGGTGAAGAAGGAAATGCGCCTGTTTCGCCCGCTGGTCGGTGATGACCCGGATGCCCCGGCATTGCTCGAAGCGGCGCTGGCGCTGGCCAGCCATCGGGTGGTGGTCAAGCGACCGCGCAAGGCGCCGTGCATCGCCGGGCCGAAACCCAGTCATGCGCTGGATGGCAAATCCAGTCGTTACGACATTTATCCGAAGAAAGCGCTCAAGCCCTGA
- the adk gene encoding adenylate kinase has product MRVILLGAPGAGKGTQAKFITEKFGIPQISTGDMLRAAVKAGTELGLVAKSVMDSGGLVSDDLIINLVKERISQADCANGFLFDGFPRTIPQAEALVKAGVELDHVLEIDVKDEDIVQRIAGRRVHEASGRVYHVVYNPPKIAGKDDITGDELVQRKDDTEETVRHRLSVYHAQTEPLVKFYQELSTAQGKPKYSHVEGVGSVEAITGKVLEALS; this is encoded by the coding sequence ATGCGCGTCATTCTGCTGGGAGCTCCGGGGGCCGGTAAAGGTACTCAGGCAAAGTTCATCACCGAGAAATTCGGCATTCCGCAAATCTCCACTGGCGACATGCTGCGTGCAGCGGTCAAGGCCGGCACCGAGCTGGGCCTGGTCGCCAAAAGCGTCATGGACAGCGGTGGTCTGGTCTCCGACGACCTGATCATCAATCTGGTCAAGGAACGCATCAGCCAGGCTGATTGCGCCAACGGTTTCCTGTTCGACGGTTTCCCGCGCACCATTCCTCAGGCTGAAGCCCTGGTGAAGGCTGGCGTAGAGTTGGACCACGTTCTGGAAATCGACGTCAAAGACGAAGACATCGTGCAACGTATCGCTGGTCGTCGTGTTCACGAAGCTTCCGGCCGCGTTTACCACGTTGTTTACAACCCGCCGAAAATTGCCGGTAAAGATGACATCACCGGCGACGAGCTGGTGCAACGCAAAGACGATACCGAAGAAACCGTGCGTCATCGTCTCTCGGTCTACCACGCGCAGACCGAGCCACTGGTGAAGTTTTACCAGGAGCTGTCCACCGCTCAAGGCAAACCGAAGTACAGCCACGTCGAAGGTGTTGGCTCGGTTGAAGCGATCACTGGCAAGGTGCTTGAAGCGCTGAGCTGA
- a CDS encoding efflux RND transporter periplasmic adaptor subunit, with the protein MLRYALPLALPVSLAFLLSACGHEEVPQVSVRPAMVVQPQPSAQAMESYPGEVRARYEPELAFRIGGKVSRRLVEEGQRVKADQPLAELDPQDVRLQLEATRAQVAAAEANLSLVRAERDRYKTLMDRQMVSKSAYDNSENLYRSGEARLKQIKAEFSVSTNQASYAVLRAPQDGVVAKRSVEVGQVVAAGQTVFTLATDGEREVLISLPEQNFGRFKVDQPVSVELWTQPDQRFTGRIRELSPAADPKSRTFAARIAFTAGKVPAELGQSARVFIQSAAVVSLSVPLSAVTAENGATYVWVVGANNILKKVPVRVGAFGEKSVPVLEGLSASDWVVAAGVHVLHDGQQVRPVDRSNRVVDLAEKE; encoded by the coding sequence ATGTTGCGCTATGCCTTGCCCCTCGCGTTGCCAGTCAGCCTGGCTTTTTTATTGTCGGCCTGCGGCCACGAGGAGGTGCCGCAAGTCAGCGTGCGACCGGCCATGGTGGTGCAACCGCAGCCTTCGGCTCAGGCCATGGAAAGTTATCCCGGCGAGGTTCGTGCACGCTATGAACCGGAGCTGGCCTTCCGCATTGGCGGCAAAGTCAGCCGACGACTGGTCGAGGAAGGCCAACGGGTCAAGGCTGATCAGCCCCTCGCGGAACTTGATCCGCAAGATGTGCGCCTGCAACTGGAAGCTACGCGCGCCCAAGTGGCCGCCGCCGAGGCCAATCTGAGCCTGGTGCGCGCCGAGCGTGATCGCTACAAAACGCTGATGGACCGTCAGATGGTCAGTAAATCCGCGTACGACAATTCCGAAAACCTTTACCGATCCGGTGAAGCGCGCCTCAAACAAATCAAAGCCGAATTCAGCGTCTCGACCAATCAGGCGAGTTACGCGGTGTTGCGCGCGCCACAGGATGGCGTGGTCGCCAAGCGTTCGGTCGAAGTCGGGCAAGTCGTGGCGGCCGGGCAAACCGTGTTCACCCTCGCCACCGATGGCGAGCGCGAAGTGTTGATCAGCCTGCCGGAACAGAACTTCGGGCGCTTCAAGGTCGATCAACCGGTGTCCGTCGAGCTGTGGACGCAACCCGATCAGCGTTTCACCGGGCGCATCCGTGAACTGTCGCCAGCGGCCGATCCAAAATCGCGCACTTTCGCCGCGCGCATTGCCTTCACCGCCGGCAAAGTCCCGGCCGAACTGGGCCAGAGCGCCCGCGTGTTTATCCAATCCGCCGCCGTGGTCTCGCTGTCGGTGCCGTTGTCGGCGGTCACTGCGGAAAACGGCGCGACCTATGTGTGGGTGGTCGGCGCCAACAACATCCTGAAAAAAGTCCCAGTGCGCGTCGGCGCGTTTGGCGAGAAAAGCGTGCCGGTGCTCGAAGGCTTGAGTGCCAGCGATTGGGTGGTGGCCGCCGGGGTGCATGTGCTTCACGACGGGCAGCAAGTGCGCCCGGTGGATCGCTCCAACCGGGTCGTCGATCTGGCGGAAAAGGAGTAA